The following is a genomic window from Plectropomus leopardus isolate mb chromosome 3, YSFRI_Pleo_2.0, whole genome shotgun sequence.
AAtcgcctttttcccatgtttttgaaagacatcacaccactcaggggtcaaaggttaaacatacttgttaaaggcgtctgaatacagcacaaggAAAATGATTTGGCTCCaggtctgaaagggttaaagacaaaatgagtatctcactgtaatatttcacagaTATCTGCTTTTAAATGACACTCAGTGTGATTGTCGGCCCGCCTCGGTAACTATCAGAGTgggatgctgtgtgtgtgtgtgtgtgtgtgtgtgtgtgtgtgtgtgtgtgtgtgtgtgtgtgtgtgtgtgtgtgtgtgtgtgtgtgtgtgtgtgtgtgtacacgctCAGGCTGTGCTGAACGGGAACATCAGCGTGCTGCAGGAGACGGTGGAGGAGCTCCGTCAGACCGAGGCCAACCTCACGGCTCAGATCCGCCTGCAGGAAGGTAGGAAAAACCCCATCACTGCCATGAAAGGAGACTTTCTCAGGCCCGCCACCAGCGGTATTCTTAGCTGCATTTTCCACCCCTGTTACCATGACGACCAGTGagtcagaataaataaatacacacgattggttggtttaaaaaaatacaacaggaaTGTGTTTTCTGCTCCGAGAGAGGGAGACTCTAATTATCAGTCAGAAACCACAAATATAAAAGTTTCAGCTACAGAAGGAAATAAGGAACCCAGCTGAGGGAAGGAAACAAGGAAACATAAGGAGGAAGGAGAGCAGAGAtcagtgagaggaaaaaaggaaaagttcagGAACTCAAGCACTGTTTgatcatttctgcaaacaaaactaaagaagAGTTTGCAGTAGAGTAGAGTgaagtattagtacttttactgcagtaaaagatGAGTACTTCCTCCCCCTCTGTGTTGTGGTTGCCGTGTGACGGCTCTGACTTGTTAAAAGTCGCTGACCGTCTGCAGTAGATTCATGTttcttttatgaaaacacacaggctTGTCTctacaaacactgaaagaaaCTAAAATCATCTCAGCAAACTGACCTCGGATCAGATGTTAAAGTGATAGttgtggatttttgaagtggggctgtaaaaccccaaaaacccaaCGCAGTATCAATCGAAGTGGACGCTGTATTTccagtgttttcactgctttacctcaccgtcacacagccttttcTTCTGACGCTACATTTCTCATCAGCCGTTAGCAGCTATAAACAGCCGTTAGCACCTGTTTAGCAGCCATTAGCAGCTGTAAGCAGCCATTAGCAGCTGTAAGCAGCCATTAGCAGCGGTTAGCAGCCGtaagcagctgttagcagccGTATGCAGCTGTTAGCAGCCGTTAAGCAGCTGTAAGCAGCCGCTAGCAGCTGTTAGCAGTGGtaagcagctgttagcagctgtaagcagctgttagcagctgttGCATAATCAGACTTTTTCTTTacgttttttggcatttctgttaTAGAAAATTTTTGGCTTTTAGgcacaagaaattagtaaaaaaaaaaaaaagttgtaagaAAAACAACTAAGAAGTGCTCAACAttggaaaacaaattaaatgtatgaTTTAGATGATtcttttctgtacattttttcgttctttttttaacattttgattaaaaaaatcagtttttttcttgtcaccttttgctaatttcttgcaatttgtgggacatttcttagcaagttgctccccattttttcaaaagaaattaaaaaaggtttcaaaaggtGACAACTTTTCTGTCCTGACATGAGACGCAGTGAGCtactggtgtgttttttttttaattccaggGTGTGATGAATTATTTAGTGTATTTTCCTTGAGTAATGTTGTCCAGCAGCAGCGGCGGGGCGGGAACAGGAGCCTGATAGGAAGTGCAGAAAGTCTTTAATGAAGGTGACTTCCTGCTGTGAATAGTCGGAGGGAAATGATGGATTCCTGCGAGCAGCAGATATGAGAGAcgcattgtgtttgtgtgtaacagGCAGCTGCTGATAAACATCGCTTGCTGTTTAATGTGAGCCGTGTGGAACCAGTGACTCACAGACCACTTCAGACCCGTTTATTAACCGCAGCGAAATATCCAGCTGCACGACGCGCACCAGCATCAGGTTAAAGGAGCACTTCACTTTATTTCACGCCGCTCGTGTACCGtagctccagctccagctgcaTCGTTTACAGGTGCACCTCAAAAATGACGACATTGAatttccatcagttatttaagaaagtgaaattttaatatattctgCACTCATTACAGAAACCAAAATGCTCAAGcgtttttctattttaattttcataatatGGCCTACAgctagaaaaatgtaaaaaaaaaaaaaaacatatttcaaaatattagaaacagaaaatgtggaACAtggaaaaatcagcaaaaatggaaaaaggaaattaccaaaatgttttatttaaacatctaACTCTAAGTTTTATTTACGTATAAGtgaatttatgtttaatttaaaaaccaacaaaaacttcaaaattgctaatttaaagaaataaatcaaagatcaccaaaaaataaataaaaagtcgccaacacattttctttacacACCAGTCCCAAAGTTATATTTggatattcagttctaatcctgttcttctctttttttctttaataatatttatttaataaagctgtcacacagtaatgaaaaagatCATCAACGAGTATCAACGttcgtttcagagaatgtgagctctttaaaatttgcctcaaagtcctggaaaagtcctggaaaattATAAGCACACTAGCTCAGACTTGTACTAATGTCACCTGGAGCACCTGCCTGACCTCACGGCAGACACTCGGTGAGACTCGAGGACTGAAACTCGTCTCTGACGGTGTGACATAAGACCAGTTTTTCTCAGGTCAGGTTGTTGATGGAggagctttaaaatgaaacaacactCACAGTCTGatctgtttgatttcatttaagtatttcattttttcagcagtgaGGCTGAATCTGATCCAGGATCTGGTCCAGGATCTGATCCAGGATCTGCTTCCAAACACACTAAAGAACAGAAAACATGAGAGCTGGCAGCGCCCATCATTCCTCACATAACACTGACGTCAGTGTGTGATAACACACACCGTCTCCTTATAAGTTCATCCAGGAGTTGATCTGAACTCTGATTCTCACTGAttacacacccccccccccccccctagttactgttgctatgtTGGACAACTCTCAGTCAACAGTGTCCCTGCATCAGAGCGCGGACAGTCCAACGCAGGCGAGACTCGCTcctcagctgcagctttaaCCCCCCCCCATACATGACGGAGGACGGGCCGAGGCTGTCCGCTGATCTGGGGTCAGACTCAGCCTGTGAGCACTGAAGCAAACCTGTTTTCATCACACAGCTGCATCGCAGAAAGTGAGAATATTGTGGAAAAGTTCGGTCACTTCTGTAAGAAAGTGGCATTTTAATCACACACATGAACGCACTAACAGTGTGCAGACTGAgagagcaacacacacacacagactgagacCAGCTACAACacacaatcatttaaaataaacgCAGATACTCTGAagtaaaatgacccaaaacatcataacacAGCAAGATACTCggagatacttttttttcagaaatgtggatactttaaaataaactgatacTTGTGTACCATGAAATACTGAGAAACACTGAGACAAGCAGAACATTAAAGGTCGGAGTCGGCGTGGGTTGAAAACTACCTCCGTTGCAGCATGATACccctaaaatgttatttgtggaAATGATATTTGTGCCGCTGAGTTTGTGAGTCTAAGAAAACGTTCGATAAGAGCGAGCGTTAGTGTGAATATCAGTTCTTGATACGTCAAGTTAAAAGTTGCAGTGATGTTTCTCTCTATACCAGTCTCATGTCCCAGAAATGACCAGGTCAGAATTTACCGTTTTATACACATGCCTACattaatatttatacatatacatattaatgtaggcgtgtgtgtgtgtgtgtgtgtgtgtgtgaacaccaataattattatgatagtggagaagaaaaaaaacagaatcagacATAGTCTGATGAAAATTGTGCTTTAATCATCTGACTTTATTTCTTCTGCTCAGTGATAAAAGGGTCATCTCCCACTGAACTCTGGGAACTGTAGTCTTAAAACACAGCTGCACTCACAGGTGGTGACCACAGGGGGcgccaaacaaaaaacacctgcaatgttcatttatgttatttattaaaaacgTAATCGTAACGTAATAATAATcgactgaaaaataaacagtctggtctcagatttaaaaaatgtttttgtgtgtgtgtttgtgtttgtgtgtgtgtgtgtgtgtgtgtgtgtgtgtgtgtgtgtgtgtgtgcacgcgtgctCAGATCGCATCGAGGCCCTGGAGCAGAACGTGACGCTGGCTGGACTTCAGACCGAGTCCTGCGTCAGTCTGAAGGCGGCTGCTGAGAGTCAGATGCTGGCGGCTCAGAGTCAGACCAGAGCCTGCGAGTCCCAGCAGCAGTACCTGCAGAAGCAGCTGTGAGTCCACATCTGGCATCATGCGCTGTTTTTGACTGATAGGTTATCGATGGAtgatgcagctctgtgtgtgtttacagtcagAAGTGTAAAGACGCGGAGCCTGAACCTCCTCAGGAgaagcaggagcagcagcaggacgcCTCCTCCAACAAACCGACCGACTCCTCGCCCTCGCTCCTCTGTGGCGCTCCGGCACTGatgctgctcctctgcagcgCTCTGCATCTGATAACCTGTGAGTCCCAGAGACACGCCCATAATCACTCACACACGGCCGTAAATCACACCTGACACGACCAAATCCAGCAGAAACCACAAAACTCCAACACATCATCCACACTGCCAAACTCTGACCTCAGCTGAGACCTAAAACCTcgttttatgtattttacatttttaaagtcagttATGCAGTCTGTCCATGTCCTAAAATTCATATTATAATATACAGGTGCATCTAAAAAAACGGAATATCATGAAAAAGTtcaattttctttctaatttaattaaaaaagctaAAGTTGATATGTTGTGGATTCGTCCCatgtaaatcaaaatatttcaggcctttttttcttttattttgatgattatgtcTTAGTTCCCATAGCTCACGAGAATCAGAAACCCAGAATctcaaattattaatattattaatatttcctAAGATTGTTCAACAAGTGATTTACAGcacagaaatgtccaacaagCAAAAGTCtcttcattttatatatatatttatatatataattcaatATATATCAGGTTGCTTTGATAGCGGCCCTCAGCTCCTCTGCTTTTATGGGTCgggtgtttctaatattttgaaatacGTTCTGTTTTTGGGGTTGTTCTGGAAATGTGTTGTGAAGTACGACACTGAGCCATCAGCTGTCTCTCTGATAGTTTAATTCGGGCGTTTTCAAACGGACCTCTGCTCTCTCCAGTTTGAGACgacacaaaaggaaaaagggCCCGGAGGAGATGAGGGATAAAGACATTATCTTCACCTGCTTACAGTTTGTCCTTCAAAcaggacaaagacaaacaacGATGTGGTTTATCACACAGTATTCGTCATCACGCGCAGTCCAGAGAGAACGAGGATTTACACCAAAACATCAGCTCGCGGCGGCTCGTCAGAGGACACTAGCGATGTGATCAGACAGAGAGTCTGCTTATTATGATACAGAGAGACGATGATGAGAAATGGGAGCTCCCATTacagggttttttaaaaatatatatttttctagcTTTGGGTCatattatcaaaattaaaatggaaaaatgtttgaacATTTTGGTTTATGTAATGAGTCtagaatatataaaaataacactttcTTAAATAAGTGAGGAGATTCAGTATTCACAGTATTCTCAGCTCTAACTGTGTCAGAAGTGCAGAGTTTCAAAGGAAATTTATCGCCTCATTTCAAACTGCGGACACGGACTACTGTTCTTTTAACTTTACTAACTAACGAACGAGAGTCACAGCGGCCTGACGGACGCTCCCTCCGCTGACGGTCCCTCCGGTCCGTGTGTCCTCCTCGTCTGTAACCTCACCTGTTATTCAGCTCAAACAGCAGTTTGGTGTCAGCAGTGTCCAGaccacacaaacatttacaaatgatTTTGTCTGGGACAGTTGGAGGACGGAGTCTGTCCCAGACAAAATCAACACATCAATATGTTGACCTTTACGCTGGCGCCCTCGTGTGGCCCCCAAGTAAGAAGACACAGGAGGGCCATGCAAAGAGTCCCAGCTGGCAGCAGAGGAGGCAGCAGCGCCACCTGCCGGTCGCAGTGAGTCACTGCAGGAACTTCAGTGCGGACCGCTTCACTTCACAGCAACttaaaacacacctgaaaaacGAGAAGCAAACACACGCTTTAATGGAAGATatactgaatttttaaaaacagtaaaaatatgaaaaaaatatttttttctcaaatatatttattgattttttccttttttttcaacaaataatataaaatatactgaattaaaaacaatggcaaaaatatttaatttttttttctcaaatatatttttttgacttCTCCTTTGTTtcaagaaataatataaaatatacagaattttaaaaaaacagcaaatttctagcaaatttgaaatatgctgatttaaaataaagcaaaaatacaaaaaaaattataaatatattttctttctcaaatatatttattttccttttcttcaacaaataatataaaatatatttaatttggaaaaactgcaaaaatatgtgtattttttttattattgagttcttcattttttctttttcaacaaatatgaaaacacacaaacacaaaggtaACACACAGCTCAGGGCAACATTGGTCTACACAGTTcatatattttgaataaaagGTAACCGATGTGTATGATGGAGCGAAGAGAAAAATCCAGTGTTAAGAAAAGATTATTCTTTTACAGTAAACTGACAACCGATGACAAATAAAGGCCAGAGCACAGCATTACAGACCTagtacaaaaacataatatactgtatatatttaaaatatgacttCACTGTCCTCACTGAAAGAAAAGCTGTGAATAATTAATGTCCTTGGAGCTATTATAACAAAAACAGACCCCatactttttaattaactaaCAAAttgataaacacattttaagttattttttttaactttgctttaaaaagtaatgaataaatctaccttgcatgctttaaatcaaaatcaaaatgtacaGAGCAGTAATCTGTACTCAACATCAGTACTTCAACATATATCTGtttgtgactgtgttttttgtgaattagtCACATTACTggaactattattattattatttccacaTATTTATTCTAAAGATTTACGATGACAGcactttgaaaacatctcagaTAAGGTGAAAAAATCATAGAATTTCTTTcattaaatatatgattttctactttcactgactaatttttttttttgaaccaacatcagtcctgatcataaacatcagatttttcaaatgtcaggtttttgtcatgatgccactatgtttttagattaattatGGATAATTctcagtctcctcctcctcagtgtgtgagtgtagctgctgacagtctgggatatgtcagtgtgtgagtgtagctgctgacagtctgggatatgtcagtgtgtgagtgcagctggtgacagtctgggatatgtcagtgatcagcagctacattgactgtgacaggtcacctagtggaaatagcatgtatttcctccatatgccaaatatggtcaaaatgacctcatcaggtggaaaatagtcaaaatgacaaattcagagtcaaaagcccagaatgacacccagaaataatacaagtcctgtttttctgctctgatggctgtgggatcaaaaatgtcagtttgaatgggtttcaatggagcatttttggacctgaacagtctgaatgtaactatttagtttccacagtgtattttagacttattgtaggagctgagctgcaaattcactgattacactcagatacacaatctggactacatttaggacacatgcatcaacacacacacagttatcacaacaggaagaagaaaagagactaaaatgagacaaactgtCCCTgaagggttaataacaaacagtctccaaagggttaaagtgtgtGTTATAGTGTGTATTATTTGGTCCACAGGTGttaaagtgtgtttctgtgttttaggagCTCGGCGGGACGGCGACCTGTCGAAAACGACGAGCACTGTGATCCAGGGCGGAGGGGGCGGAGCCTGGACAGACTGAATGACTGCtgtacaaacaaaaccacagatTGCCATGGAGACGCCGACGTGTCGTCTGATGAGTGATTGGACAGAAACTTTGCTGAGACGTTTACTGACTGATTTAAGCCTCCGCAGCTTCAccactctttctttttttaatttctgctttttactGCAGGACGCCGCTCTGTCACATTTTAGCCTCGTAGATTTAAGCGTTCGATCCTCCGTCAGCTCTCACACCGATTCCCCCGCTGAGACGCAAAGTCCTGACAAGGGACGTCAAACAACCTGCTGCTGAGCAGACAAACTCCCAAATAACGAAGCGTTTTCTGATGGTTTTATAACATAAATTAGGAGGCCTTTCCCAGAATGCTGCTCTGCAGGTCCACAGAGACAGGAAGCTATACTGTCACAATAAGAGCTGAtaggaaatatttaaaaagaaaaagacatttcacaAGTTACCCCATTGAAatctggtttcttttttttaaacatagaaagaaggcaaccagcaactttacaagaaatggcccaaaaaaagagagaaatgtttgtacacacacacacagcagtttttaaagaaaaaagatttaactAATTAATCACCATGAAAAATCCCCAACaatttaaggaaaaatgtcGCCACgatgttttaaagaaagaacCCAACAGTGTAGTTTGATGCCCCGCCCCCTCGTTATTTCCTCGTCACCTTTCTCGCCGAGTCGCTGCTGAACTTTGTCTGATCCTCTCtcgggtttcagagggttaaaagcTGATTTGGTTCCAGGTGTTGAAGGGTTAACCGCTGACAGATAAACTGTGTTTTCACGAGCTGACGGATTCTCTGCTGGTTCATTAACAAGCACTCTGCAGACCGCTCCTTAAA
Proteins encoded in this region:
- the si:ch211-1a19.3 gene encoding GRB10-interacting GYF protein 2, with amino-acid sequence MAAASKSSQTAKNVVIALLALWSIISLIVIVVWATSPDLKSSAQCRAELQEMREKLEGAKVVFNKDKVALEEMVEAAREEQARQRTEILLLLDRINATNATLEECRQENAVLNGNISVLQETVEELRQTEANLTAQIRLQEDRIEALEQNVTLAGLQTESCVSLKAAAESQMLAAQSQTRACESQQQYLQKQLQKCKDAEPEPPQEKQEQQQDASSNKPTDSSPSLLCGAPALMLLLCSALHLIT